ACCCGGACCACCCGGCGCTGCTGGCCGCGGCGGACGCCGCAACGCCCCTGCTGCCGGACGAGATCCGCGGTGCGATGAAGGCGCACCCACGGATCGGCGAGCGCGCACCCGCCGCGAGCTGGTCGGCCGGCGAACAATCCGGTGTGGACGATGAGACCGCGGAGTCGTTCCGGGCCGCGAACCTCGAGTACGAACGCCGGTTCGGCCATGTCTACCTGGTGTGCGCGAGCGGCCGCAGCGGCGCCGAACTCCTCGCGGACCTACGCACCCGCCTTGCCAACGACCCCGGCACCGAACTGACGGTCGCG
The sequence above is drawn from the Amycolatopsis aidingensis genome and encodes:
- a CDS encoding 2-oxo-4-hydroxy-4-carboxy-5-ureidoimidazoline decarboxylase, with the protein product MSSSSPAAPLGLAEFNTADPERLRPLLTECLAVRRWVDAVLAGRPYPDHPALLAAADAATPLLPDEIRGAMKAHPRIGERAPAASWSAGEQSGVDDETAESFRAANLEYERRFGHVYLVCASGRSGAELLADLRTRLANDPGTELTVAGRELIEIARLRLGKAVAP